One Salvia splendens isolate huo1 chromosome 1, SspV2, whole genome shotgun sequence genomic window, CATTGAGGGGCCAGTGCCTCGACTGGATACTCGTCTGAGCATGTTGCTGTCAATCACAGCTCTCATAGTTGCTGATCTTGTCGGGGAAGAGGAAAGTGCAGCCATGGATGAGATCGGATATGGTTTTGGAGCCGAGCATCACGTCCCTGGGAAACGAAGAAAGGATTTGATATTTAGTCTCCAGAATCTACAGGATTATCAGAGCTTGCTCACACCACCACAGTCAGTCATACCTTCTGCTAATCAGGCTGCTGCTAAAGCCATGCTGTTTGTTTCTGGCATTAATGCCAGTGCATACTTCGAGTGCATCAGCACAATGGACATGCCGGTTAACTGCTGTAAGTAACACATGGTCTTATTCAGTATTATTATGAAACAAATGTAGTACATCAGAAAACAATGAAAACCTACATTTAATGCTGCAGCTGGAAGCCTTTACCATTTAATTGTTGAGTCGTGCGTAGCTAGAAATCTCTTGGACACATCTGCCTATTTGTGGCCCGGTTATGTAAATGGTCGCATCAACCAGTTACCACGCAATGTACCAACTCAAGTTGGGTGGTCATCATTTATGAAAGGGGCGCCTCTCACTCCCATGATGATCAGTGCGTTAGTCTCTACGCCTGCTTCAAGGTATGCAGCGCCTTGCTCATACCCTGTTAATCGACAACAAGAAACTCAGCTAAATGTTAAGAAAACATTCTTTATTCACAAGCTGTGGAATGGCTTTTTGTCAAGTGATTTTTTGTCTTGAGTGTtgattcaataatttttttcgAGTTGAGTAACTAAATTTGAGCTCATGGATCTAATGGAAGCTTTGCAGAGATCGAAAAAATCTTTGAGATAGCAACCAAAGGATCAAGTGATGAAAGGACAGCTGCTGCTTCTGTTCTTTGTGGGGCCTCGTTGATTCGTGGATGGAGCATTCAGGTAACGGAGATTTTCTTGTTCCTACTTAGATAGTTATGGCTTTTCGAATTTTTCCCTCGTTACCAAAGATAGGTACATATCTAACTGCATACAAACTCTTCCTGTGCAGGAACACATTCTTTATTTTATAACTAGATTACTATCTCCTCCGGTTCCTGTCGACTATTCTGGGAGCGAAAGCCACTTGATAGCCTGTGCTCCCATGCTCAATGTTCTTCTTGTCGGAATCTCACCAGTTGACTGTGTTCAAATTTTCTCCATTCATGGCTTGGTATGTAACGTCGAGATCATATTTCTAAATCAAATATACTATTACTAAGAAGGCGAGAGTTTAGCCTTGAGACATTGAGGAAGTCAGTAAAGAGGACTGTACTTTCCTTTGACAGGTTCCGGAGCTTGCTGGTTCATTGATGACAATATGTGAGGTCTTCGGTTCATGCGTGCCGAACATCTCATGGACCCTGACCACTGGAGAAGAAATATCTGCCCATGTCGTTTTTTCAAATGCATTTGCCCTTCTTCTAAAGCTGTGGAGATTTAATCATCCTCCCATCGAGTATGGAGTAGGAGACGTGCCTCCGGTAGGATCCCAGCTCACTCCCGAATACCTGTTACTGGTACGGAATTCCTACCTAGTATCATCCGGTAACTTACTCAAGGATCCAAACCGGAGGAGGCTTGCTCAGGTAGCAAGTTCTACATCATCCAAACCCATATTCGTGGACTCGTTCCCCAAACTAAAAGTGTGGTATAGACAGCATTTGTCTTGCATAGCTTCTCCTCTCACTGGCCTCGTCAATGGGACTCCTGTTCTTCACACTGTAGATACACTACTCAACATGATGTTCCGAAATATAAACAGAGGAAACCAACCTGTGACTATTGTCTCATCCGGAAGTAGCAGCTCATCTGGACCGGGAAGCGAGGATGGTTATCTGAGGCCTAAGTTACCTGCTTGGGATATACTCGAAGCTGTCCCCTTCGTGGCTGATGCTGCTCTAACTGCGTGTGCTCATGGAAGATTGTCGCCTCGCGAACTCTGCACAGGTCTTTTGCCTTTTCAATTTCGATAATATTTGACACTCGACCTTAACGGTTACCTTTCTTGCTTGACAGGGCTGAAAGATTTGGCCGATTATCTTCCTGCAACTTTGGCTACCATAGTGAGTTACTTCTCAGCTGAAGTGACTCGAGGAGTATGGAAGACGGTTTTCATGAACGGAACAGATTGGCCGAGTCCGGCTGCTAATCTCTCCAATGTCGAGGAACAGATCAAGAAAATATTAGCAGCCACCGGTGTCGATATCCCTAGTCTTGCTGCAGGTTTTCTTTCAAGAATTTGATTCTCTTGAGATATAGACTTCATAAATGTGGCAACTTATTACTTCTTCTGTAGGAGGAAGTTCTCCGGCTGCACTTCCGTTGCCTCTGGCGGCATTCGTGAGCCTCACCATAACCTACAAGCTCGATAAAGCCTCCCAGCGTTTTCTGGATCTGGCCGGACCAGCTCTAGAGTCCCTTGCTGCAGGCTGCCCGTGGCCATGCATGCCGATAGTTGCATCTCTGTGGACTCAAAAGGCGAAGCGTTGGAGTGACTTCCTCGTCTTCTCTGCTTCTCGAACTGTCTTCCTTCACAGCAACGACGCTGTTGTTCAGCTCCTTCGGAGCTGCTTCAGTGCTATCCTTGGATTCAACAGCAGCTGCAGCATCTCAAGCAATGGTGGGATTGGAGCTCTTCTAGGCCATGGATTCGGGTCTCATTTCAATGGCGGGATCTCTGCTGTCGCCCCGGGTATCTTGTATCTGAGAGTTCACCGCTCGATCAGAGACATCATGTTCTTGAGGGAGGAGATAGTTTCCCTGCTCATGCAAACCGTACAAGACATAGTCCACGGGGGCCTCCCGGGAAGGCCTAAGAATGGGAAGAACCATGACGGTTGCGCTTCTCTCGCTGCAGTTTTAACGAAGGTGAAGCTAGCAGCATCACTCGGAGCTTCTGTCGTGTTCTTGACCGGAGGGCTGGGGCTCGTGCAGTCGCTGATCAAGGAAACTCTTCCATCTTGGTTCATGTCAATGAACCAAGGAGGGGAGAGGGGTGGAATGCTCCCGATGCTCCGAGGCTACGCGCTGGCATATCTTGCTGCGCTGTCGGGAGCTTTCATCTGGGGCGTCGACTCATCAGCATCATCAGCAGCCTCAAAACGACGGCCCAAGATCCTCGGATGCCACATGGAGTTCGTTGCTAGTGCGCTAGACGGGAAGATATCCCTAGGGTGTGATCGAGCTACTTGGCGCGCTTATGTGTCGGGATTCCTGAGCTTGGTGGTGCGGTGCACGCCTACGTGGATACAGGACTTGGACGTCGAGCTGCTGAGGAGGCTGACGAAGGGTCTGAGGCGGTGGCATGAGGCCGAGCTTGCCCTCGCTCTGCTCGGAGCTGGTGGAGTTGGGGTCATGGGCTCAGCAGCTGAGCTAGTTGTGGAGAGTGAATTGTAACTTTTGTTTTCTAACTTCGGAAATTTTGTAGATCAATTTGAATGATTTGTACAGGAGAATGGAGATTTTGTAGATCAATTTTAACAGAAACGTGTGTACAAAGTAGACTAGGAAGGTTTATCATTTCAAATGTTGCAATTtcattagtactactacttgtAGTTTGATGTGTCAAATCAACGACTAAGCTCTAATCTAGACCATtaatttattgttaattattagttagttaaatttttactaaaatatatataaaaaaatttatttattgtttttatttaattcctgCTCTATGATTCAAAAAAAGATTTCTACAAAGCTAAAAGGTATAGGTTGATTTTTAGATAAGACAATTATTGGATTAAATCTAGTtagtagtatttctttatttgaaGTAATATTAGTACCATTTTAACGTGTGATGTAGTTTCAGTCATTTTGttgtatatataatttaatttaa contains:
- the LOC121808416 gene encoding mediator of RNA polymerase II transcription subunit 33A-like isoform X1: MAMEVSCSSIWDTILVQTKVAQDKGSDPLLWSIQISSNLSSVGITLPCVELANHLVSHICWENNVPIAWKFLEKALALKIVPPFLVLGLLSQRVIPYRGSCPAAFRLYLELIKRHAFSLKEYTDLPNYEKTMFSLDEILQLSHLFGLQANEASVLLVLFIFSIVWQLVDAALDDEGLLQLAEMEPRWPVKPQDMEVDNVPGIFEGKRKEYNERLRAVNTVFAIELLGEFLQNKITSRILHLAGQNMCTHWKNFTQRTELLVENSSFLRNSKTIRPEALLQFLSDTQRSNHHHFKPSLVQEFHPTLQSRPLINYAGLCLGTSRSALWLPLDMLLEDAMDGSQVNATSAVEIITGLVKSLQATNAASWDEIFLGLWMAALRLVQRERDPIEGPVPRLDTRLSMLLSITALIVADLVGEEESAAMDEIGYGFGAEHHVPGKRRKDLIFSLQNLQDYQSLLTPPQSVIPSANQAAAKAMLFVSGINASAYFECISTMDMPVNCSGSLYHLIVESCVARNLLDTSAYLWPGYVNGRINQLPRNVPTQVGWSSFMKGAPLTPMMISALVSTPASSFAEIEKIFEIATKGSSDERTAAASVLCGASLIRGWSIQEHILYFITRLLSPPVPVDYSGSESHLIACAPMLNVLLVGISPVDCVQIFSIHGLVPELAGSLMTICEVFGSCVPNISWTLTTGEEISAHVVFSNAFALLLKLWRFNHPPIEYGVGDVPPVGSQLTPEYLLLVRNSYLVSSGNLLKDPNRRRLAQVASSTSSKPIFVDSFPKLKVWYRQHLSCIASPLTGLVNGTPVLHTVDTLLNMMFRNINRGNQPVTIVSSGSSSSSGPGSEDGYLRPKLPAWDILEAVPFVADAALTACAHGRLSPRELCTGLKDLADYLPATLATIVSYFSAEVTRGVWKTVFMNGTDWPSPAANLSNVEEQIKKILAATGVDIPSLAAGGSSPAALPLPLAAFVSLTITYKLDKASQRFLDLAGPALESLAAGCPWPCMPIVASLWTQKAKRWSDFLVFSASRTVFLHSNDAVVQLLRSCFSAILGFNSSCSISSNGGIGALLGHGFGSHFNGGISAVAPGILYLRVHRSIRDIMFLREEIVSLLMQTVQDIVHGGLPGRPKNGKNHDGCASLAAVLTKVKLAASLGASVVFLTGGLGLVQSLIKETLPSWFMSMNQGGERGGMLPMLRGYALAYLAALSGAFIWGVDSSASSAASKRRPKILGCHMEFVASALDGKISLGCDRATWRAYVSGFLSLVVRCTPTWIQDLDVELLRRLTKGLRRWHEAELALALLGAGGVGVMGSAAELVVESEL
- the LOC121808416 gene encoding mediator of RNA polymerase II transcription subunit 33A-like isoform X2 translates to MFSLDEILQLSHLFGLQANEASVLLVLFIFSIVWQLVDAALDDEGLLQLAEMEPRWPVKPQDMEVDNVPGIFEGKRKEYNERLRAVNTVFAIELLGEFLQNKITSRILHLAGQNMCTHWKNFTQRTELLVENSSFLRNSKTIRPEALLQFLSDTQRSNHHHFKPSLVQEFHPTLQSRPLINYAGLCLGTSRSALWLPLDMLLEDAMDGSQVNATSAVEIITGLVKSLQATNAASWDEIFLGLWMAALRLVQRERDPIEGPVPRLDTRLSMLLSITALIVADLVGEEESAAMDEIGYGFGAEHHVPGKRRKDLIFSLQNLQDYQSLLTPPQSVIPSANQAAAKAMLFVSGINASAYFECISTMDMPVNCSGSLYHLIVESCVARNLLDTSAYLWPGYVNGRINQLPRNVPTQVGWSSFMKGAPLTPMMISALVSTPASSFAEIEKIFEIATKGSSDERTAAASVLCGASLIRGWSIQEHILYFITRLLSPPVPVDYSGSESHLIACAPMLNVLLVGISPVDCVQIFSIHGLVPELAGSLMTICEVFGSCVPNISWTLTTGEEISAHVVFSNAFALLLKLWRFNHPPIEYGVGDVPPVGSQLTPEYLLLVRNSYLVSSGNLLKDPNRRRLAQVASSTSSKPIFVDSFPKLKVWYRQHLSCIASPLTGLVNGTPVLHTVDTLLNMMFRNINRGNQPVTIVSSGSSSSSGPGSEDGYLRPKLPAWDILEAVPFVADAALTACAHGRLSPRELCTGLKDLADYLPATLATIVSYFSAEVTRGVWKTVFMNGTDWPSPAANLSNVEEQIKKILAATGVDIPSLAAGGSSPAALPLPLAAFVSLTITYKLDKASQRFLDLAGPALESLAAGCPWPCMPIVASLWTQKAKRWSDFLVFSASRTVFLHSNDAVVQLLRSCFSAILGFNSSCSISSNGGIGALLGHGFGSHFNGGISAVAPGILYLRVHRSIRDIMFLREEIVSLLMQTVQDIVHGGLPGRPKNGKNHDGCASLAAVLTKVKLAASLGASVVFLTGGLGLVQSLIKETLPSWFMSMNQGGERGGMLPMLRGYALAYLAALSGAFIWGVDSSASSAASKRRPKILGCHMEFVASALDGKISLGCDRATWRAYVSGFLSLVVRCTPTWIQDLDVELLRRLTKGLRRWHEAELALALLGAGGVGVMGSAAELVVESEL